The Oryzias latipes chromosome 1, ASM223467v1 genome contains a region encoding:
- the LOC101159165 gene encoding myeloid-associated differentiation marker homolog: MPVIVLEARDFTSPLFLTRTWEVIAGGVAFSLAAVEHTDSNVFRTFCMFTWCFFFTLTFLIHVLSIIQFHSLIPISWKNLTVTVAVYGALMSLSASVYFPWKVMPHEKAFGRNVVATVASCLTAVAYTSESVMLGSQAQEQKGYMGSLPGMLKILQLWGGCQNITLVVKTISELSGEGHTWQTWVLGVCYVSCVFMSLVTLLVILGDLTGRCLLPFDRFLTGFTLSGVLFYMLATVICFTKILQLRGLKGSMELIITETVLCTISLLAYTVDLAFSIKHFFDRSSM, translated from the coding sequence ATGCCTGTGATTGTCCTGGAGGCCCGGGACTTCACCAGTCCGCTTTTTCTGACGCGGACATGGGAGGTCATTGCCGGCGGCGTAGCCTTCAGCCTCGCCGCCGTGGAGCACACCGACAGCAACGTGTTCAGGACCTTCTGCATGTTCACCTGGTGTTTCTTCTTCACGCTGACGTTTCTCATCCACGTTCTCAGCATCATTCAGTTTCACAGCCTCATCCCAATTTCCTGGAAGAACCTGACAGTGACGGTGGCAGTGTACGGGGCCCTGATGAGCCTCAGCGCCTCTGTTTACTTCCCTTGGAAGGTGATGCCTCACGAGAAGGCATTTGGCCGCAATGTGGTGGCAACGGTTGCCTCTTGTCTCACTGCAGTGGCCTACACCTCAGAGTCTGTCATGCTCGGCTCACAGGCTCAGGAGCAGAAAGGCTACATGGGCAGCCTGCCTGGGATGCTCAAGATCCTCCAGCTGTGGGGGGGCTGCCAAAATATAACATTGGTCGTGAAGACCATCAGTGAGCTGTCCGGCGAGGGACATACTTGGCAGACTTGGGTGCTGGGTGTGTGCTACGTATCCTGTGTCTTCATGTCTCTCGTCACGCTGTTGGTGATTTTAGGTGACCTGACCGGGCGATGCCTCCTACCTTTTGACAGGTTTTTGACTGGCTTCACGCTGAGTGGCGTGCTGTTCTACATGTTGGCCACGGTGATTTGTTTCACCAAGATACTGCAGCTGCGAGGCCTAAAGGGCAGCATGGAGCTGATCATCACGGAAACGGTGCTCTGCACCATTTCGCTGCTGGCTTACACAGTGGACCTGGCCTTTTCcatcaaacacttttttgaccGGAGTAGCATGTGA